In Thermosphaera sp., the sequence TACGACGAGCCCTTATTATCCCCTGATTTCAGAGGTAAGATAACAATAGATGAGAACTTGTGTATTGGATGTGGAGCATGCGTTAACGCGTGCCCGCCGAACGCTCTACAATTAATGAAAGATAAGGACACGGTCGTTCTAAGATACTTCGTGGGTAGATGTATCTTCTGTTGGAGATGCGTTGACGTGTGCCCAGTGGGAGCTATAAAGGGATTGCGAGAGTTCGAGCTAGCAACAAACGATATCTCAGACCTATACGTGCATGTCGTGCACAAAAAGGCTAAGTGCGAAAAGTGTGAGGGTGAGGGGGCAACGCAGAGAATGCTATACTACGTTGTTCAAAAATCCCCCATAGTTGAAGAATACCTTAACGAATGCCCTGACTGCAGGAGAAAATCATTCATAGACTCCGTGGTCAAAAGAAGGACGGGTGGTGTAAGTGAGTAAGTTATTAAAGAAAAGCCTATGGGTATTTCACCTCAACACT encodes:
- a CDS encoding 4Fe-4S binding protein, coding for MSEKLKPAKLLVIASKAGRVTKRYPYDEPLLSPDFRGKITIDENLCIGCGACVNACPPNALQLMKDKDTVVLRYFVGRCIFCWRCVDVCPVGAIKGLREFELATNDISDLYVHVVHKKAKCEKCEGEGATQRMLYYVVQKSPIVEEYLNECPDCRRKSFIDSVVKRRTGGVSE